A section of the Bacteroidota bacterium genome encodes:
- the gatB gene encoding Asp-tRNA(Asn)/Glu-tRNA(Gln) amidotransferase subunit GatB, producing MSPELLEKYEPVIGLEVHAQMLTKSKAFCSCSTEFAAAPNHNTCPICLGHPGTLPVLNENLLRFIVRMGLATNCQIRPRSIFARKNYFYPDLPKGYQISQYETPICHDGFLDVELKDGSLKRIGVTRIHMEEDAGKSIHDFGAETLVDLNRAGVPLIEIVSEPDMRSSDEAYAYLTTIKSIVTYLGICDGNMEEGSLRCDANVSVRLRGAPKFGQKVEVKNMNSFRNVQRALESEIERQIGLVEAGEPVIHQTMLFDANKGVTRAMRTKEEAHDYRYFPEPDLLPVTVNQAYLDEVRAEIPELQRARRDRFIADYKLPIYDAGVLTAEKSVADFFETATVSLTAKSDESIKAISNFIMGDVMRLMSERKENILQLKLQPQHLSELVGLIQDKTISNKIAKDIFPDLLGSTESPKQIVEKRGLVQVTDTGALRATVLEIISKNPGQLGQYKAGKTNLFGFFVGQVMKASQGKANPEMVNALMKEELEKA from the coding sequence GTGAGCCCCGAACTTCTCGAAAAATACGAGCCGGTCATCGGCCTCGAAGTCCACGCGCAGATGCTGACCAAGTCGAAAGCATTCTGCTCGTGCTCGACTGAATTCGCCGCCGCGCCGAACCATAATACCTGCCCGATCTGCCTCGGACACCCCGGCACGCTGCCGGTTCTGAACGAGAACCTGCTCCGATTTATCGTCCGCATGGGGTTGGCGACAAACTGCCAAATCCGACCGCGCTCGATCTTCGCCCGCAAGAATTATTTCTATCCCGATCTTCCGAAGGGCTATCAGATTTCCCAGTATGAGACTCCGATTTGCCACGATGGATTCCTCGATGTTGAGCTGAAGGATGGCTCGCTCAAGCGCATCGGCGTCACGCGCATTCACATGGAGGAAGACGCCGGCAAGTCCATCCACGATTTCGGCGCGGAGACGCTCGTCGATCTCAACCGGGCCGGTGTGCCACTTATCGAGATCGTCAGCGAACCGGACATGCGATCGAGCGACGAAGCGTACGCGTATCTCACGACGATCAAGTCCATCGTGACCTATCTCGGTATTTGCGATGGCAATATGGAGGAAGGCTCGCTACGCTGCGATGCCAACGTCTCGGTGCGTCTGCGCGGCGCGCCGAAGTTCGGGCAAAAGGTGGAAGTTAAGAATATGAACAGCTTCCGCAACGTCCAGCGCGCGTTGGAATCCGAAATCGAACGGCAGATCGGGCTTGTAGAAGCGGGAGAACCGGTCATCCATCAGACGATGCTCTTCGATGCCAACAAAGGCGTCACCAGAGCGATGCGAACGAAGGAGGAAGCGCACGATTACCGCTACTTTCCCGAGCCTGATTTGTTGCCAGTGACAGTCAATCAAGCCTATCTCGACGAAGTGCGTGCGGAGATTCCCGAATTGCAGCGAGCCCGCCGCGATCGATTCATAGCCGACTATAAGCTGCCGATATATGATGCGGGTGTGCTGACAGCCGAAAAGTCGGTCGCCGATTTTTTCGAAACTGCGACAGTATCTCTCACTGCCAAATCTGACGAGAGTATCAAGGCGATTTCGAATTTCATCATGGGCGATGTGATGCGCCTGATGTCCGAGCGGAAGGAAAACATTCTTCAACTCAAGCTTCAGCCGCAGCACCTTTCGGAACTGGTCGGGCTCATTCAAGATAAGACGATCTCTAACAAGATCGCGAAAGACATTTTCCCCGACTTGCTCGGCAGCACCGAATCGCCGAAGCAGATCGTCGAGAAGCGAGGGCTGGTGCAAGTCACCGACACCGGCGCGTTGCGAGCAACGGTCCTTGAAATCATTTCGAAGAATCCTGGCCAACTCGGCCAATACAAGGCAGGCAAGACCAACCTCTTCGGCTTCTTTGTCGGACAGGTGATGAAGGCATCGCAAGGCAAGGCAAACCCGGAGATGGTGAATGCGTTGATGAAAGAGGAGTTGGAGAAAGCCTAA
- a CDS encoding type II toxin-antitoxin system HicB family antitoxin yields MKDYHINIFYSDEDEGYIADIPDLKHCSAFGTTAELALKEVEVARSAWLAAARENHMVIPEPRYRPVIYQVANL; encoded by the coding sequence ATGAAGGACTATCACATCAATATTTTTTATAGCGACGAGGATGAGGGCTACATCGCGGATATTCCCGATCTGAAGCATTGCTCTGCGTTCGGAACAACGGCAGAACTCGCACTGAAAGAGGTAGAAGTGGCAAGGTCGGCGTGGCTTGCTGCTGCCCGGGAGAATCACATGGTCATTCCCGAACCACGGTATCGCCCAGTCATTTACCAGGTCGCAAATCTGTGA
- a CDS encoding T9SS type A sorting domain-containing protein — protein sequence MNKTLTALIILAAIGFSSDSNSQQLFGFNPRFAPAFRAPFGSKVTFQTTFEKPFYRGVPPEHIYLRGLPGISAVPSDFIADYDGYGVGVTITVIDSTTCLQPTDGMGAFNSAGQPVDIFYVSNGVFYDPNLINHARIMPSGTINFGAVKVGGDSSQSFEVGTGSLDNFRTFSAIDVRSPFQVADPIPLSYHCGGPGTGGPNIPSGASFHPTIVGRFTDTAYLLDPLTNDSIPLILIGEAVAAGVAGDPPAPQFHMFPNPCDRTLNVWLSGEEASAIEIWNVMREKVYSYRGANSELSVDCSALPAGVYFAQVRTKDRIIGLRLIVAH from the coding sequence ATGAATAAGACATTGACGGCCCTCATTATTCTGGCAGCGATAGGATTCAGTAGCGATTCCAACTCACAGCAGCTGTTCGGCTTTAACCCGCGTTTTGCGCCAGCATTCAGAGCCCCGTTCGGTTCCAAGGTAACCTTTCAAACAACATTTGAGAAGCCATTCTACCGCGGCGTTCCACCAGAACACATCTATTTGCGAGGATTGCCTGGAATTAGTGCAGTACCATCCGACTTTATTGCCGACTACGATGGATACGGTGTCGGAGTTACAATTACCGTTATTGATTCCACAACATGTTTGCAGCCTACCGATGGTATGGGTGCCTTCAATTCAGCGGGTCAGCCCGTAGACATTTTCTATGTTAGCAACGGAGTGTTTTACGATCCGAATTTGATAAACCACGCTCGAATCATGCCCTCTGGTACTATTAATTTTGGTGCGGTCAAGGTGGGAGGTGATTCAAGCCAATCATTCGAAGTTGGCACCGGTTCTCTCGACAACTTCCGAACATTTTCCGCAATTGACGTTAGGAGCCCATTCCAAGTAGCAGATCCCATCCCCTTGTCTTATCACTGCGGTGGCCCTGGGACGGGCGGCCCTAATATTCCGTCCGGTGCCTCCTTTCATCCGACCATCGTAGGCCGATTCACCGACACGGCCTATCTCCTCGATCCCCTCACCAACGACTCTATCCCGCTCATCCTCATCGGCGAAGCGGTTGCAGCCGGTGTTGCCGGTGATCCTCCCGCCCCACAATTCCACATGTTCCCGAATCCCTGCGATCGAACACTTAATGTCTGGCTTTCGGGCGAAGAGGCGAGTGCGATCGAGATATGGAATGTGATGCGGGAGAAGGTCTATTCGTATCGTGGAGCGAACTCAGAGCTTAGTGTCGATTGCTCAGCACTCCCTGCTGGCGTTTACTTCGCGCAAGTTCGCACGAAGGACCGAATCATCGGGCTGCGGTTGATCGTGGCACATTGA
- a CDS encoding T9SS type A sorting domain-containing protein, protein MSSNIARCYAGPPQIFAYYDSIHFYGGASYYVVEGVVYDPKIVGKISAPGTVYCGSVAPDSIAEIRIDIRNDSFAQYRQIKLLSVRAPFNLDDTIEMMYPCTEFITTPNCSFHPIKPGHYSDTAYLLDPLTNDSIPLILIGECVAAGVADHTPTPQLRLFPSPCDRQLNVWLSGEEASSVEIWNVMGKRVYSNRNAKSELAVDCSLLPAGVYFVDIRATDRTIRRRLIVSR, encoded by the coding sequence GTGTCGTCGAATATTGCTCGTTGTTATGCAGGTCCTCCTCAGATATTCGCATATTACGATTCGATTCACTTCTATGGTGGAGCGTCCTACTATGTAGTTGAAGGCGTAGTATACGATCCAAAGATCGTTGGAAAGATTTCAGCGCCTGGAACGGTTTATTGCGGGTCAGTAGCTCCAGATTCCATTGCAGAAATTCGAATAGACATCCGTAACGACTCGTTCGCGCAGTACCGGCAGATCAAGCTTCTCTCGGTAAGAGCTCCCTTTAACCTGGATGACACGATAGAAATGATGTATCCATGTACTGAGTTTATCACTACGCCGAACTGCTCCTTCCATCCTATCAAACCCGGTCACTACAGTGACACTGCCTATCTCCTCGATCCGCTCACGAACGATTCCATCCCGCTCATCCTCATCGGCGAATGCGTTGCCGCAGGCGTTGCCGATCATACGCCCACCCCACAACTTCGCCTGTTCCCGAGTCCCTGCGACCGCCAACTAAACGTCTGGCTTTCGGGCGAAGAGGCGAGTTCAGTCGAGATTTGGAATGTGATGGGAAAGAGGGTCTATTCGAATCGCAATGCGAAGTCGGAGCTTGCAGTGGATTGTTCCTTGCTTCCGGCAGGGGTTTACTTCGTGGACATTCGCGCGACTGACCGGACTATCCGGCGGCGGCTGATCGTGTCGCGCTGA
- a CDS encoding D-alanine--D-alanine ligase yields MKLCLLLGGPSAEREVSLMSGIGMARALANRGHDITLLDPATGRAMRIEDFHADPPKTEHPNIAELGQYSLGDMVLRSLTSDAILKADIVVFGLHGVPGEDGLMQSVLELQGKQYTGSDSRTSAICIDKHFTKIILKDAGISVPKGFIVQRNVHPSDRHAAWELAKAELGMPLVIKPNDQGSTVGLTILQDASEDNFNHAIDLALEYSAKALIEEFIDGRELTVGILDREALPIVEITTEGGFYDYHHKYTPGMSFHACPADLPSEIASGIQADALRAFEVIGCRGYARIDFRLRPDGTYSCLEINTLPGMTSTSLLPDAAQAAGISFEDLCERIVRTAIRE; encoded by the coding sequence ATGAAACTATGTTTGCTGTTAGGTGGCCCCAGCGCGGAGCGCGAGGTCTCGCTGATGTCTGGAATTGGAATGGCGCGGGCGTTGGCAAATCGCGGGCATGATATTACGTTGCTGGATCCAGCAACGGGACGAGCGATGCGCATCGAAGACTTCCATGCCGATCCTCCGAAGACGGAACATCCTAATATCGCAGAACTTGGCCAGTATTCGCTGGGTGATATGGTCCTTCGTAGTTTAACTTCCGACGCAATTCTCAAGGCGGATATCGTCGTATTCGGCTTGCATGGAGTGCCCGGCGAAGATGGACTCATGCAATCGGTGCTGGAATTGCAGGGAAAGCAATACACTGGATCAGACTCTCGGACGAGCGCGATCTGCATCGACAAGCACTTCACCAAGATCATCCTGAAAGACGCCGGGATATCGGTCCCGAAAGGATTCATCGTCCAACGAAATGTTCATCCGAGCGATCGCCATGCCGCATGGGAGTTAGCGAAGGCAGAACTTGGGATGCCCCTCGTCATAAAGCCGAACGATCAAGGCTCGACAGTGGGCCTGACAATCTTGCAGGATGCATCGGAAGACAACTTCAATCATGCGATAGACCTTGCCTTGGAATATTCGGCAAAGGCATTGATCGAAGAGTTTATCGATGGCCGCGAGTTAACGGTCGGTATTCTCGATCGCGAAGCGCTACCGATTGTTGAGATCACAACAGAAGGCGGGTTCTATGACTATCACCACAAATATACTCCGGGTATGTCGTTTCATGCGTGTCCTGCCGATCTCCCATCAGAAATTGCATCCGGCATTCAGGCCGATGCATTGCGCGCATTCGAAGTGATTGGCTGCCGAGGGTATGCCAGAATTGATTTCCGGCTTCGGCCCGATGGGACCTACTCCTGTTTGGAAATCAACACGCTGCCCGGCATGACTTCGACAAGCCTGCTTCCTGATGCAGCCCAGGCAGCCGGCATTTCCTTCGAGGACTTATGCGAGAGAATCGTTCGCACCGCAATCCGCGAGTAG